The following coding sequences are from one Triticum dicoccoides isolate Atlit2015 ecotype Zavitan chromosome 4A, WEW_v2.0, whole genome shotgun sequence window:
- the LOC119285096 gene encoding UDP-glycosyltransferase 83A1-like: MATSAAPASPHPHALFLPYPAQGHVIPFMELAHRFLDRGFAVTFVNTRFNHRRVVAAAAGATTAYSSEGGGRLRLVAVDDGIDDAGDHENLILLNAAMQEAIPPQLEALLDGEDATGEGLGKVTCVVVDSGMSWALDVVRRRGLPSAALWPASAAVLSVLVNAKRLIRDGVIDDDGAPVNLENNSFHLNESATSMDATFLAWNYMGNRDAERLVFHYLTSTAQAAAAKADFLLCNTFSDIEPAVFAGPTPATILPIGPLRTWQRPTRHAPVGHFWHADDAACMSFLDAQPRGSVVYVAFGSISIMTAAQLQELALGLEASGRPFLWVVRPEQADKLPDGFADAIDGLAKGKVVGWAPQEQVLGHPAVGCFVTHCGWNSTLEGIRNGLSMLCWPYFTDQFTNQTYICDIWRVGLRVASAEGGGLVMKERVVELLDRIFEDEGAKERVLRLKEMAEKNMSEEGESLNNLNVLMESMGR; the protein is encoded by the exons ATGGCCACCTCCGCCGCGCCTGCGTCGCCGCACCCGCACGCCCTCTTCCTCCCCTACCCGGCGCAGGGCCACGTCATCCCGTTCATGGAGCTCGCCCACCGCTTCCTCGACCGCGGCTTCGCCGTCACCTTCGTCAACACCAGGTTCAACCACCGCCGCGTCGTCGCAGCCGCCGCCGGCGCGACGACGGCGTACTCATCAGAAGGAGGAGGACGGCTGCGTCTGGTTGCGGTCGACGACGGGATAGACGACGCCGGGGACCACGAGAACCTCATCCTGCTCAACGCCGCCATGCAGGAGGCCATCCCGCCGCAGCTGGAGGCGCTTCTCGACGGCGAGGACGCGACCGGCGAGGGGCTGGGAAAGGTGACATGCGTGGTGGTCGACTCCGGCATGTCGTGGGCGCTGGATGTTGTGAGGCGTCGGGGGCTCCCGTCGGCCGCGCTCTGGCCGGCGTCTGCGGCCGTGCTCTCGGTGCTGGTCAACGCCAAGAGACTGATACGCGATGGCGTCATCGATGACGACG GAGCACCCGTTAACTTGGAGAACAACTCATTCCATCTCAACGAGTCCGCAACGTCCATGGACGCGACCTTCCTCGCCTGGAATTACATGGGCAACCGTGACGCCGAGCGCCTGGTGTTCCACTACCTCACGTCCACAGCGCAGGCCGCCGCAGCGAAGGCCGACTTCCTCCTCTGCAACACCTTCTCCGACATCGAGCCGGCCGTCTTCGCCGGCCCCACGCCGGCTACCATCCTCCCCATCGGCCCGCTCCGCACATGGCAGCGACCGACGAGACATGCGCCCGTGGGGCACTTCTGGCACGCCGACGACGCCGCCTGCATGTCCTTCCTGGACGCGCAACCCCGCGGATCCGTCGTGTACGTGGCGTTCGGAAGCATCAGCATCATGACCGCGGCGCAGCTTCAGGAGCTCGCGCTCGGGCTCGAGGCCTCCGGCCGGCCGTTCCTGTGGGTCGTCAGGCCTGAGCAGGCCGACAAGCTCCCAGACGGGTTTGCGGACGCCATTGACGGGCTCGCGAAGGGCAAAGTGGTCGGCTGGGCACCGCAGGAGCAGGTATTGGGACACCCCGCGGTGGGCTGCTTTGTCACACACTGCGGGTGGAACTCCACGCTAGAAGGCATCCGCAATGGACTGTCCATGCTGTGCTGGCCATACTTCACCGACCAGTTCACGAACCAGACATATATATGTGACATCTGGAGGGTCGGGCTACGGGTTGCGTCGGCCGAGGGTGGCGGGCTGGTGATGAAGGAGAGGGTGGTGGAGCTGCTGGATAGGATTTTCGAGGACGAAGGTGCCAAGGAAAGGGTGCTGAGGTTGAAGGAGATGGCGGAGAAAAACATGAGCGAAGAAGGCGAGTCGTTGAACAATTTGAATGTGCTGATGGAGTCCATGGGAAGGTAG